Proteins from a single region of Orcinus orca chromosome 20, mOrcOrc1.1, whole genome shotgun sequence:
- the LOC101283876 gene encoding zinc finger protein 665 isoform X2: protein MAAAALRDPPQGGVTFPDVAVRFSWGEWKLLDEAQRRLYLSVTLDIYALISSLGCCCGAEGEETSCEETVPVGVSQAGSPKAAPFSQKTHPCEMCGPVLRDIFQLAEHQGTQHSHKLLRCGACATTFYMPLNSIVHRASFFRSHRFQVSQKPLTSRKIRASVGHLQQQTTHTVEKPSKITQCGSTSQGRKNHHTWGECKKALSPKHTLVQDWCVYTERQCFVCSECGKTFRYKSAFVMHLRVHTRERLHVFSRSDKSFRQSSTISQHRKIYTGSGQDKCSKCGKSLTQKCVLIYPQRLHSGENSSVCSDCAKSFSHSSVFIRHKRVFSGERFYKCSDCVKSFTCRSALIYHQRSHTGERPYECSECGKSFTTNRTLRSHQRSHTGEKPYKCTECGKSYTSTNAFRYHQRVHSGERPYECSECGKSFMSRSAFISHHRYHTGERPYECSECEKSFVSRAALRYHQRSHTGEKPYECTECGKSFTTNSNFHYHLRVHTGERPYECSECGKCFTSSSNLHYHQSTHTGERPYECSECGKTFITPAILRYHQKIHSSEWPFTCSECGKSFTSKSNFCYHLGVHSGERPCVRCSECGKSFTSSSTLRYHQRIHSGERPYECNDCGKCFMSGSALRYHQRLHTGERPYKCSKCGKAFKTSSNLCYHQRVHRGERPYECSECGKSFTSVYYLCNHYRFHSGEKPYKCSKCGKSFTLRNSFIQHQKVHTEGLYGCSECGKPFQSKCGLIEHQRIHTGERPYKCTECGKSFITNYLFRVHQRNHTGEKPYKCSECGKSYTASSTLRYHRRTHTGEKPYKCTKCGKSFTANNHLRVHLRNHTGEKPYECSECGKSFTSNSNLHYHQSTHSGKKPYECSECGKSFTSSSSLRYHQSAHTGERPYECSDCGKSFVQRNLLIIHQRAHTGERPYKCTECGKSFTHSSTLNYHQRVHSGERPFKCSECGKSFINTSKLRCHERGHTRERP, encoded by the coding sequence GTTGCTGCTGTGGAGCAGAAGGTGAGGAGACATCCTGTGAAGAAACTGTTCCTGTAGGAGTGTCACAGGCTGGGTCTCCTAAGGCAGCTCCATTTTCCCAGAAGACACACCCCTGTGAGATGTGTGGTCCAGTCTTGAGAGACATTTTCCAGTTGGCCGAGCATCAGGGAACACAACACAGCCATAAGCTGTTGAGATGTGGAGCATGTGCAACAACATTTTATATGCCTTTGAATAGCATTGTACACAGGGCTTCATTTTTCAGGAGCCACAGATTCCAAGTGTCACAGAAGCCTCTTACTTCTAGGAAGATCCGGGCCAGCGTGGGACATCTGCAGCAGCAGACCACTCATACTGTGGAGAAGCCAAGCAAAATCACCCAGTGTGGGTCAACTTCACAAGGCAGGAAAAATCATCACACCTGGGGAGAATGCAAGAAAGCCCTCAGCCCCAAACACACACTTGTTCAGGACTGGTGTGTCTACACTGAAAGACAGTGTTTtgtgtgcagtgaatgtgggaaaacaTTCAGGTACAAATCCGCATTTGTTATGCACCTGAGAGTACACACTAGAGAAAGGCTTCATGTGTTTAGCAGAAGTGACAAATCCTTTAGACAAAGCTCAACCATCAGTCAACATCGAAAAATTTATACTGGTTCAGGACAGGACAAGTGCAGCAAATGTGGGAAATCCTTAACTCAAAAATGTGTCCTCATATATCCCCAGAGATTGCACAGTGGAGAAAACAGTTCTGTGTGCAGTGACTGTGCAAAGTCTTTTTCCCATAGCTCTGTGTTCATTCGACATAAGAGAGTATTTTCTGGAGAAAGGTTTTATAAGTGTAGTGACTGTGTGAAATCTTTTACCTGTAGGTCTGCCCTCATTTATCATCAGAGATCTCACacaggagaaaggccttatgagtgcagtgaatgtgggaagtcCTTTACCACTAACCGCACCCTCCGTTCTCATCAGAGATCTCACACGGGAGAAAAGCCTTATAAATGCACTGAATGTGGAAAGTCTTATACCTCTACCAATGCTTTCCGATATCATCAGAGAGTTCAttctggagaaaggccttatgagtgcagtgaatgtgggaaatcttttatGTCTAGGTCTGCATTCATTTCTCATCATAGATATCACacaggagaaaggccttatgagtgcagcgAATGTGAGAAATCTTTTGTCTCTAGGGCTGCCCTCAGATATCATCAGAGATCTCACACAGGAGAAAAACCTTATGAGTGCACcgaatgtgggaaatcttttacCACTAACTCTAACTTCCATTATCATCTaagagttcacactggagaaaggccttatgagtgcagtgaatgtgggaaatgtTTTACCAGTAGCTCTAACCTCCATTATCATCAAAGCactcacactggagaaaggccttatgagtgcagtgaatgtgggaaaactTTTATTACTCCTGCTATTCTTCGTTACCATCAGAAAATTCATTCTAGTGAATGGCCTTTTacgtgcagtgaatgtgggaaatcttttacCTCTAAATCCAACTTTTGTTATCATCTGGGGGTTCATTCTGGAGAAAGGCCTTGTGTAAGGTGCAGCGAATGCGGGAAATCCTTTACCAGTAGCAGTACCCTCCGTTATCATCAGAGAATTCATTCTGGAGAGAGGCCTTATGAGTGCAATGACTGTGGGAAATGTTTTATGTCTGGGTCTGCCCTCAGATATCATCAGAGATTACACACAGGAGAAAGGCCTTATAAGTGCAGTAAATGTGGGAAGGCTTTTAAAACTAGCTCCAACCTCTGTTATCATCAGAGAGTTCACAGAGGAGAAAGaccttatgagtgcagtgaatgtgggaaatcctttACTTCTGTCTATTATCTGTGTAATCATTATAGATTTCATTCTGGAGAAAAGCCTTATAAGTGTAGCAAATGTGGGAAATCCTTTACCCTTAGGAATAGCTTCATTCAACACCAGAAAGTTCACACAGAAGGTCTTTATGGATGTAGTGAGTGTGGGAAACCTTTTCAGAGTAAGTGTGGGCTTATTGAACACCAGAGaattcacacaggagaaaggccTTACAAATGCActgaatgtgggaaatcttttatTACTAATTACCTCTTCCGTGTTCATCAGAGAAatcacactggagagaagccttataagtgcagtgaatgtgggaaatcttaTACCGCTAGCTCTACCCTCCGTTATCATCGTAGAACTCATACTGGAGAAAAGCCTTACAAATGCACCaaatgtgggaaatcttttacCGCTAATAACCATCTCCGTGTACATCTGAGAAatcacactggagagaagccttatgagtgcagtgaatgtgggaaatcctttACTAGCAACTCTAACCTTCATTATCATCAGAGTACTCACAGTGGAAAGAAaccttatgagtgcagtgaatgtgggaaatcctttACCAGCAGCTCTAGCCTTCGTTATCATCAGAGTgctcacactggagaaaggccttatgagtgtaGTGATTGTGGGAAATCATTTGTCCAAAGAAATCTCCTCATTATACACCAGAGAGCTCACACTGGAGAAAGACCTTATAAGTGCACTGAATGTGGTAAATCTTTTACTCATAGCTCCACCCTCAATTATCATCAGAGAGTTCACAGTGGAGAAAGGCCTTTtaagtgcagtgaatgtgggaaatcttttatTAACACCTCCAAACTGCGTTGTCATGAGAGAGGTCACACTAGAGAAAGGCCTTAA
- the LOC101283130 gene encoding LOW QUALITY PROTEIN: zinc finger protein 154-like (The sequence of the model RefSeq protein was modified relative to this genomic sequence to represent the inferred CDS: substituted 1 base at 1 genomic stop codon) translates to MPNGDQLQNASLPPLRLAPFKRVESLLWPWTGRSHFLAPFEVDPGLFSWKLGTAGSRVPCIEGCVAEPVKAQKKGFPFGHNSSGALCQDRSDWNGRSGRRRCPQGTEADLKFGDAVWGAWRQARETDRHARLPQTLPPLPAPLRPQSDGGGVEVPALGCCHEVENEKASFEQCASVQRVSQIRSPKADLSFRKAHPCEICVQILTEFLYLNKYQGTHSKQKLHRCETCGKQLYVSINLHQHQRQCIGEKPFRRDVDRASFVKNCKYHVSRKPLVFRVVGKDFLASSQFLQQWATHTWERSNSRAECGMAFQRGKTYHNWEECTKAFSPKHTLVQHQRLLTRERCFMCNQCERSCNVSQHQKVYNGERTFEPGEHGILFNRKSNLIEHQRSNTRDRPYECTEYGKSFTKCSNLIEHQRNNTRDRPYECTECGKSFTQCSNLFTHKRVHMKQKPYECDEYAKSFSQSSTLLQRRRIHTRERPYECNECGRTFTQNSMLLQHQRLHTGSRPYECTECGKSFAVNSRLIKHRRVHTGERPYKCSECGKTFCQSSSFLXHQRVHTGERPYKCGECGKSFRQKSNLIQHWRVHTRERPYKCGKYGKLLSNKSHLIEHQRVHTGERPYECGECRKFFSKKSYLIIHQRVHTRERPYKCNECGKSFSQNSALLQHQRIHTGSRPYECTECGKSFADNSAFIKHRRIHTGERPYECSECGKAFAQSSSVLRHQRTHTGSKPYKCCECGKSFAKNSRFIKHRSVHTAESLYVVGNVGNPLPKTTVS, encoded by the exons ATGCCTAATGGCGATCAGCTGCAGAACGCATCCCTACCACCCTTACGTTTGGCCCCTTTTAAGAGGGTCGAGTCACTGCTCTGGCCGTGGACAGGGAGGAGTCATTTCCTGGCGCCCTTTGAGGTGGACCCTGGCCTTTTTTCCTGGAAACTGGGAACTGCAGGATCCAGAGTGCCCTGCATTGAAGGCTGCGTCGCTGAGCCAGTGAAGGCGCAGAAAAAGGGATTTCCGTTTGGGCACAACTC CTCCGGAGCGCTGTGTCAGGACCGGAGTGACTGGAACGGGAGGTCCGGGAGGAGGCGCTGTCCCCAAGGCACAGAGGCGGATCTGAAGTTCGGCGACGCCGTCTGGGGTGCCTGGCGCCAGGCCCGTGAGACGGACCGCCATGCCCGCCTCCCCCAGACTCTTCCGCCGCTCCCGGCCCCGCTCCGCCCACAGTCCGATGGCGGCGGCGTTGAGGTACCCGCCTTAG GTTGTTGCCATGAAGTGGAGAATGAGAAGGCTTCTTTTGAGCAGTGTGCTTCTGTTCAAAGAGTGTCACAGATCAGGAGTCCCAAGGCAGATCTGTCCTTCAGAAAGGCCCACCCTTGTGAAATATGTGTCCAGATATTGACAGAATTTTTGTACTTGAATAAATATCAAGGAACACATTCAAAGCAGAAATTACATAGGTGTGAGACATGTGGGAAACAATTGTATGTAAGCATAAACCTTCATCAGCATCAGAGGCAGTGCATCGGGGAGAAACCCTTCAGAAGAGATGTGGACAGAGCTTCATTTGTGAAGAACTGCAAGTACCATGTGTCAAGGAAGCCATTAGTCTTCAGGGTGGTTGGGAAGGACTTCTTGGCCAGTTCTCAGTTTCTCCAGCAATGGGCTACTCACACCTGGGAGAGGTCAAACAGCAGAGCCGAGTGTGGGATGGCCTTTCAGAGGGGAAAAACTTATCATAACTGGGAAGAATGCACAAAAGCTTTCAGTCCCAAACACACACTTGTTCAGCACCAGAGACTCCTCACTAGAGAAAGATGTTTTATGTGTAATCAGTGTGAGAGAAGCTGTAACGTCAGTCAGCATCAGAAAgtttacaatggagaaagaacTTTTGAACCTGGGGAACATGGGATATTATTTAACAGAAAGTCCAACCTCATTGAACACCAGAGAAGTAACACTAGAGATAGGCCTTATGAATGTACAGAATATGGGAAATCATTTACTAAGTGCTCCAACCTCATTGAACACCAGAGAAATAACACTAGAGATAGGCCTTATGAATGTACAGAATGTGGGAAATCATTTACTCAGTGCTCCAACCTCTTTACACACAAGAGAGTTCACATGAAACAAAAGCCATATGAATGTGATGAATATGCAAAATCGTTTAGCCAAAGCTCTACCCTCCTTCAACGTCGGAGAATTCACACTAgggaaaggccttatgagtgcaatGAATGTGGTAGAACTTTTACACAAAACTCTATGCTCCTTCAGCATCAGAGACTTCACACTGGATCAAGGCCTTATGAATGCACTGAATGTGGAAAATCCTTTGCTGTAAACTCCAGACTCATTAAACATAGGAGAGTTCatactggagaaaggccttataaatgcagtgaatgtggaaaaACATTTTGCCAAAGCTCTTCATTCCTCTGAcatcagagagttcacactggagaaaggccttataaGTGTGGGGAGTGTGGAAAATCATTTAGGCAAAAGTCCAACCTTATTCAACATTGGAGAGTCCATACTAGAGAAAGACCTTATAAGTGTGGGAAATACGGGAAATTACTTAGCAACAAGTCCCATCTCATTGAACACCAGAGAGTTCACACTGGTGAAAGGCCATATGAGTGTGGGGAATGTAGGAAATTCTTTAGCAAGAAATCCTACCTCATTATACATCAGAGAGTTCACACCAGGGAAAGGCCATATAAATGCAACGAATGCGGGAAATCATTTAGCCAAAACTCTGCACTCCttcaacatcagagaattcatactggttcaaggccttatgagtgcactGAATGTGGAAAATCCTTTGCTGATAATTCAGCCTTCATTAAACACAggagaattcacactggagaaaggccttatgagtgcagtgagTGTGGGAAAGCATTTGCCCAAAGTTCTTCAGTCCTTCGAC ATCAGAGAACTCACACTGGATCAAAGCCATATAAGTGCtgtgaatgtgggaaatcctttGCTAAAAACTCTAGGTTCATTAAACACAGGAGTGTCCACACTGCAGAAAGTCTGTATGTTGTAGGAAATGTTGGAAATCCTTTACCTAAAACTACAGTCTCATAA
- the LOC101283876 gene encoding zinc finger protein 665 isoform X1 — protein MQSGVPRARPGIRDAAPSPLRSQNPMAAALRDPPQGGVTFPDVAVRFSWGEWKLLDEAQRRLYLSVTLDIYALISSLGCCCGAEGEETSCEETVPVGVSQAGSPKAAPFSQKTHPCEMCGPVLRDIFQLAEHQGTQHSHKLLRCGACATTFYMPLNSIVHRASFFRSHRFQVSQKPLTSRKIRASVGHLQQQTTHTVEKPSKITQCGSTSQGRKNHHTWGECKKALSPKHTLVQDWCVYTERQCFVCSECGKTFRYKSAFVMHLRVHTRERLHVFSRSDKSFRQSSTISQHRKIYTGSGQDKCSKCGKSLTQKCVLIYPQRLHSGENSSVCSDCAKSFSHSSVFIRHKRVFSGERFYKCSDCVKSFTCRSALIYHQRSHTGERPYECSECGKSFTTNRTLRSHQRSHTGEKPYKCTECGKSYTSTNAFRYHQRVHSGERPYECSECGKSFMSRSAFISHHRYHTGERPYECSECEKSFVSRAALRYHQRSHTGEKPYECTECGKSFTTNSNFHYHLRVHTGERPYECSECGKCFTSSSNLHYHQSTHTGERPYECSECGKTFITPAILRYHQKIHSSEWPFTCSECGKSFTSKSNFCYHLGVHSGERPCVRCSECGKSFTSSSTLRYHQRIHSGERPYECNDCGKCFMSGSALRYHQRLHTGERPYKCSKCGKAFKTSSNLCYHQRVHRGERPYECSECGKSFTSVYYLCNHYRFHSGEKPYKCSKCGKSFTLRNSFIQHQKVHTEGLYGCSECGKPFQSKCGLIEHQRIHTGERPYKCTECGKSFITNYLFRVHQRNHTGEKPYKCSECGKSYTASSTLRYHRRTHTGEKPYKCTKCGKSFTANNHLRVHLRNHTGEKPYECSECGKSFTSNSNLHYHQSTHSGKKPYECSECGKSFTSSSSLRYHQSAHTGERPYECSDCGKSFVQRNLLIIHQRAHTGERPYKCTECGKSFTHSSTLNYHQRVHSGERPFKCSECGKSFINTSKLRCHERGHTRERP, from the coding sequence GTTGCTGCTGTGGAGCAGAAGGTGAGGAGACATCCTGTGAAGAAACTGTTCCTGTAGGAGTGTCACAGGCTGGGTCTCCTAAGGCAGCTCCATTTTCCCAGAAGACACACCCCTGTGAGATGTGTGGTCCAGTCTTGAGAGACATTTTCCAGTTGGCCGAGCATCAGGGAACACAACACAGCCATAAGCTGTTGAGATGTGGAGCATGTGCAACAACATTTTATATGCCTTTGAATAGCATTGTACACAGGGCTTCATTTTTCAGGAGCCACAGATTCCAAGTGTCACAGAAGCCTCTTACTTCTAGGAAGATCCGGGCCAGCGTGGGACATCTGCAGCAGCAGACCACTCATACTGTGGAGAAGCCAAGCAAAATCACCCAGTGTGGGTCAACTTCACAAGGCAGGAAAAATCATCACACCTGGGGAGAATGCAAGAAAGCCCTCAGCCCCAAACACACACTTGTTCAGGACTGGTGTGTCTACACTGAAAGACAGTGTTTtgtgtgcagtgaatgtgggaaaacaTTCAGGTACAAATCCGCATTTGTTATGCACCTGAGAGTACACACTAGAGAAAGGCTTCATGTGTTTAGCAGAAGTGACAAATCCTTTAGACAAAGCTCAACCATCAGTCAACATCGAAAAATTTATACTGGTTCAGGACAGGACAAGTGCAGCAAATGTGGGAAATCCTTAACTCAAAAATGTGTCCTCATATATCCCCAGAGATTGCACAGTGGAGAAAACAGTTCTGTGTGCAGTGACTGTGCAAAGTCTTTTTCCCATAGCTCTGTGTTCATTCGACATAAGAGAGTATTTTCTGGAGAAAGGTTTTATAAGTGTAGTGACTGTGTGAAATCTTTTACCTGTAGGTCTGCCCTCATTTATCATCAGAGATCTCACacaggagaaaggccttatgagtgcagtgaatgtgggaagtcCTTTACCACTAACCGCACCCTCCGTTCTCATCAGAGATCTCACACGGGAGAAAAGCCTTATAAATGCACTGAATGTGGAAAGTCTTATACCTCTACCAATGCTTTCCGATATCATCAGAGAGTTCAttctggagaaaggccttatgagtgcagtgaatgtgggaaatcttttatGTCTAGGTCTGCATTCATTTCTCATCATAGATATCACacaggagaaaggccttatgagtgcagcgAATGTGAGAAATCTTTTGTCTCTAGGGCTGCCCTCAGATATCATCAGAGATCTCACACAGGAGAAAAACCTTATGAGTGCACcgaatgtgggaaatcttttacCACTAACTCTAACTTCCATTATCATCTaagagttcacactggagaaaggccttatgagtgcagtgaatgtgggaaatgtTTTACCAGTAGCTCTAACCTCCATTATCATCAAAGCactcacactggagaaaggccttatgagtgcagtgaatgtgggaaaactTTTATTACTCCTGCTATTCTTCGTTACCATCAGAAAATTCATTCTAGTGAATGGCCTTTTacgtgcagtgaatgtgggaaatcttttacCTCTAAATCCAACTTTTGTTATCATCTGGGGGTTCATTCTGGAGAAAGGCCTTGTGTAAGGTGCAGCGAATGCGGGAAATCCTTTACCAGTAGCAGTACCCTCCGTTATCATCAGAGAATTCATTCTGGAGAGAGGCCTTATGAGTGCAATGACTGTGGGAAATGTTTTATGTCTGGGTCTGCCCTCAGATATCATCAGAGATTACACACAGGAGAAAGGCCTTATAAGTGCAGTAAATGTGGGAAGGCTTTTAAAACTAGCTCCAACCTCTGTTATCATCAGAGAGTTCACAGAGGAGAAAGaccttatgagtgcagtgaatgtgggaaatcctttACTTCTGTCTATTATCTGTGTAATCATTATAGATTTCATTCTGGAGAAAAGCCTTATAAGTGTAGCAAATGTGGGAAATCCTTTACCCTTAGGAATAGCTTCATTCAACACCAGAAAGTTCACACAGAAGGTCTTTATGGATGTAGTGAGTGTGGGAAACCTTTTCAGAGTAAGTGTGGGCTTATTGAACACCAGAGaattcacacaggagaaaggccTTACAAATGCActgaatgtgggaaatcttttatTACTAATTACCTCTTCCGTGTTCATCAGAGAAatcacactggagagaagccttataagtgcagtgaatgtgggaaatcttaTACCGCTAGCTCTACCCTCCGTTATCATCGTAGAACTCATACTGGAGAAAAGCCTTACAAATGCACCaaatgtgggaaatcttttacCGCTAATAACCATCTCCGTGTACATCTGAGAAatcacactggagagaagccttatgagtgcagtgaatgtgggaaatcctttACTAGCAACTCTAACCTTCATTATCATCAGAGTACTCACAGTGGAAAGAAaccttatgagtgcagtgaatgtgggaaatcctttACCAGCAGCTCTAGCCTTCGTTATCATCAGAGTgctcacactggagaaaggccttatgagtgtaGTGATTGTGGGAAATCATTTGTCCAAAGAAATCTCCTCATTATACACCAGAGAGCTCACACTGGAGAAAGACCTTATAAGTGCACTGAATGTGGTAAATCTTTTACTCATAGCTCCACCCTCAATTATCATCAGAGAGTTCACAGTGGAGAAAGGCCTTTtaagtgcagtgaatgtgggaaatcttttatTAACACCTCCAAACTGCGTTGTCATGAGAGAGGTCACACTAGAGAAAGGCCTTAA